TGAACTTATTGGGAAAGGTGAAGGTAATAAAGGAGCAGTTTGGGTAGCTGTAAAAATTCCTGATGGATATATATCTGGTCATGCTAATCAATCACGTATAACAACTTTCCCCTTAAATGATCCCGAAAATTGTTTGTATGCTCCCGATGTGATTTCCTTTGCAAAAGACAATGGTTATTTCTTGGGTAAAGATTCTGAATTTAATTTTTCTGATGCCTACGCTCCTTTGGATTTTGGAGCGATAAGATTTTGCGATGCAAGAGTTTGGTCTTTATTTAGAAGGTGCAACTCAACAATGGATAAATATATTTCATACATCAAAGGCGAATCTTTAAACAGAATGCCGTTGTATATTAAACCAGATGAAAAATTATCTGTTCACGATGTAATGGGTTTAATGCGTGATCATTATGAAGGAACTGAACTAGACATGACAAAAGGAATTGCTGCCGGTCCTTATCAAATGCCTTACAGATGGAGACCATTAACGTGGCAATATACTGGTGAAGAATATTTTCATGAGCGTCCAATTTCAACACCCCAAACTGGATTTTCATTTGTATCTCAAGCTCGTGCACATTTGCCTAGAGAAGTTGGCGGTGTTTTTTGGTTTGGTGTTGATGACACTTACTTTACAGTTTACACTCCTATGTATTCATCAATGAGTAGAACTCCTTATAATTATTCTAAAGGCGTTGGTTCTTTATCTCAGTTTACCTGGGATTCAGCATTCTGGGTTTTTAATTTTGTTGCAAATTTTTCTTACCCGCGATATTCAATTGTTATTGATGATGTAAAGAAAACACAAAATGAAATTGAAGGAAAATATTTTGCGCAACAGGAAAATATTGAATTAACAGCTTTATCACTTCTTAAAAATTCTAAAGGTGAAGCAATTGATTACTTAACTAATTATTCAATTGCATCTGCTGAAAACACTTATAAAACCTGGAAGCAGTTTGGAGAGCATTTAATAGTAAAGTATATGGATGGATTATCAAAAACAGAATTTTTTAAACCTAAAAATATTGGATACCCTGAAGAGTTTAAGAAAATGATAGTTGAAGAATCAGGCGATGCTCTAAAAATGAAAACAATTATAACCGATCAAACTGTGGCATATAACGAAAGCATTAAAAAAGCTGATGAACTGTTAAATGAAAAAAAATATGCTGAGGCAAAATCATTTTATGAAAAGGCTTTAGAATTAAAACCTGGAGAAGAATACCCCAGAATCAAAATTGAAAAGATAAAATCAGTATTAAGTTCCATTGAAGAATTACATAAAAACACTTTTTAAAAACTAAACACTTAACAAAAATGAAAGAACATACAAAACCTGATATTAATTTTGATATTGAGATCAAATATCTTGACTTGATTTACTCAGATATGCTGGAAGCAATTCATCAAAAACCTGGTGAAAATGACATTGAAGCGATGCGCCTATATATGGATAACATCTGGGGAGTTTTTAATCGAACAGTATTCAGAGTTACAGAAGTAAAAAACAGTCTTCAGAAAGATCAAAAATTAATCCACGAAACCTGGAACCCGCCAGCCTAAAGAAAAGATAAATTTTAAATACCAAATTGCATTTTTTTTGTGATTTGGTATTTGGTTTTTTGAATTTTCATTCTCACTTTCGCTCTGATTTTTAGTAGTTTTGGTCTGTACATTTTTAGAATTTAGGAGTTACAATGGCTCAAGAAGTAAAACTCGGTGATAAACCCGAATTGGAAAAAGATTTTTCAACTACATCTTACGAAGAATGGAAACAGCAAGTTGAAAGAGATTTGAAGGGTGAATCATTTGATAAAAAACTCATTACAAAAACTTACGAAGAAATAAATCTTCAACCACTTTACACCTCAACCGATATTAAAGATCTTCCACAAATAAATAATTTTCCAGGCTTTGATAATTATCTCCGCGGCAGTAATGTTTCTGGATATAACTTTAAAAGTTGGGAAATCGCACAAGAATACAACCAGGCTCTTCCCGAAGAATTGAATGAGGTATTACGATCTGATCTTCAACGTGGATTGAATTCAATAAATATAGTATTAGATAATCCAACTCAACTCGGGATTGATGCCGATCAATCTAAAGCAGGTGAAGTAGGTAAAGATGGGTTATCAATTTCTGGTGTAAGAAAAATGCAAATTTTGTTTAAGGATATTGATTTAACAAGTCAACCAGTAAACATTAACTGTGGATTTTCTGCACTTCCAATCACTCTTCTTTTTACTGCTTATGCTAATGAAACACGCAGAAGTTTAATGAATATAAAAGGATCAATCATATCAGATCCTTATGAATATTTATTGGTTAATGGTGATTTGCCAATTTCATTAAGCCAGATTTTTGATGAAATCAAATTATCTACCGAGTTGATGATCAAATCCAATTCTCCGATTAAAACAATTGGAATCAGCGGATTTATATATAACAACTCAGGTTCGAATGCTGTTCAAGAACTTGCCTTTGCCTTTGCAACTGCTGTGGAGTATTTGAATGAAATGATTTCCCGTGGATTAAAAGTAGATGATGTTTCAAAAAGAATTAAGTTCACTTTTGGAATTGGTTCATTCTATTTTATGGAAGTTGCAAAACTACGAGCAGCAAGAATATTGTGGAATAAAATTCTTGAATCTTATGGAGTTAAAGAGGAATGTAGAAAAATCTTCATTCACGGTAAAACTGCTCAATTCAACCAAACACTTTTCGATCCATTTGTTAATTCACTTCGTACCACAACAGAAGCGTTCTCAGCAATTGTCGGTGGAGTAGATTCGCTCCAAACAAATGCTTACGACGAATCGTTTAATGTTCCCGATGATTTCTCAATACGACTTGCGCGTAACACACAAATTATTTTAAAAGAAGAATCTCATCTTGATCAGGTAGTTGATCCTGCAGGCGGATCATTTTTTATCGAGAAGCTAACTGCTGATATTGCACAAGCTGCCTGGAAATTATTCCAAACAATTGAAGAAAAAGATGGAATGTTGAACGCTGTACAATCCGGTTTCGCACTAAACGAAATCATTAAAGTGGCCGATTCTAAGAAAAAGATTTTGCAAAACGTAAATCAATTTTGGTTGGGACTAATATGTATGCAAATCCAAAAGAAGATATGATCGATATTAAACAAACTGATTTTGATGCAGTTTACAAAAAGAGGGTTGAGTATATTCAGAAATATAGAATTACGGGTGATAATAAAAAACATTCTAGTATTCTTGCAAAATTACAGAAAATTGCTGATTCAAAATCCTATGAATTAATTGACTATGCAGTTGATGCATTTCTTGAAGGCGCATCACTAGGTGAAATTTCTAAATCCATTCGTGCTTCTGCTGAAAAAGGAATAACAGTTGAACCTATAAGGCAATTTCGCTTATCAGAAATGTTTGAAGAATTGAGAATCTCATCAGAGAATTTTAAAAAGAAAACCGGCAGTAAACCTAAAATTTTTTTAGCAACAATGGGCCCGCTAAAGCAATTTAAAGGCAGAGCAGATTTCTCTCGTGTTTTTTTGAAGTTGGCGGATTTGAAATAGTCTATCCAAATGGTTTTAACTCAACAGACGAAGCAATAAAATCAGCAATTGATTCAAAAGCTCAGGCTGCTGTTATTTGCTCAACTGATGATACATATCCAGAACTTGTACCTCCAATTGTAAAAGGAATAAAAGAAAAATCAAAAGATGTAGCAGTTATACTTGCAGGATATCCAAAAGATCAGATTGAAGAACATAAAAAATCCGGGATTGATAATTTTATTTATATGGGTGCTGATGCTTATTCTATAATATCCAACTTATTGAAAAGAATGGGAGCAATGTAATATGAAACCCGATTTTAAAAATATTGAACTTAATTTATCTCCAAAAAATATTTCTAAAAAGAGTGGGAAGAAAAGTTTAAAACAGAAACTGGGAAATCTGTTGAAGATTTTATCTGGGAAACGATGGAAAAATACCCGTAAAACCACTTTACACAAAAGATGATATACAAAATCTCGATCACGTTAATTACCTTTCCGGAGTTCCACCATTTTTACGAGGACCATATTCAACGATGTATGTTCAGCGCCCATGGACAGTAAGACAATATGCAGGTTTTTCGACTGCCGAAGAAAGTAATGCCTTTTACAGAAGAAATCTTGCTGCCGGCCAAATGGGTTTATCCGTAGCATTTGATCTTGCAACTCATCGAGGTTATGATTCTGATCATCCAAGAGTTATTGGCGATGTTGGAAAAGCCGGAGTTGCAATTGATTCTATTGCTGATATGAAAATTCTGTTTGATCAGATTCCACTCGACAAAATGTCTGTATCAATGACGATGAATGGTGCTGTTCTTCCTGTTCTTGCTTTTTATATTGTTGCAGCAGAAGAACAAGGGGTTAAACATGAACAACTGACCGGAACGATTCAGAACGATATTCTAAAAGAATATATGGTTCGTAACACTTATATATATCCGCCAGAAGTTTCTATGCGAATCATTGCAGATATTTTCAAGTTTACCGCTAAGAACATGCCTAAGTTTAACAGCATTTCAATTTCAGGATATCATATGCAGGAAGCAGGTGCTACAGCCGATCTTGAAATGGCTTACACGCTTGCAGATGGTTTGGAATATGTTCGCACTGGAATTAAAGCTGGAATGGACATAGATGAATTTGCACCGCGTCTTTCTTTCTTCTGGGCGCAGGGAATGAATTATTTTATGGAAGTTGCTAAAATGCGTGCCGCAAGATTGATATGGGCAAAGATGATTAAACAGTTTAATCCTAAAAATCCAAAATCAATGTCGCTTAGAACTCACTCCCAAACTTCCGGTTGGAGTTTATCCGAGCAGGATCCGTTCAACAATGTTGTGCGAACCTGCATTGAAGCTATGGCTGCAGCACTTGGACACACACAATCACTTCATACAAATTCTTTAGATGAGGCGATTGCATTGCCTACTGATTTTTCTGCGCGAATTGCACGTAATACTCAGCTTTACTTGCAGGATGAAACTTACATTACAAAAGTTATCGATCCCTGGGGTGGATCTTATTATGTTGAAGCCCTAACTGACGCTCTACTTAAAAAAGGTTGGGAACATATTCTTGAAGTTGAATCTTATGGTGGAATGACTAAAGCTATTGAAGCAGGAATTCCAAAGATGCGCATTGAAGAAGCATCAGCACGAAGACAAGCAAGAATCGATTCTGGCAGAGAAACGATAGTTGGGGTAAATAAATACCGATTAGAAAAAGAAGATCCAATTGAAATTTTAGAAGTTGACAATACTGCAGTTAGATTGTCACAAATAAAACGTTTGAATGAAGTGAAGAAAAACAGAAAGAATGAGGATTTTAAACAAGCACTTGATGCACTTACAAAATGTGCAGAAACAGGTGAAGGTAATTTACTTGAGCTTTCAATTGTTGCTGCAAGAGCACGGGCAACACTTGGAGAAATCTCATCAGCAATCGAAAAAGTAAGCGGAAGGTACAAAGCCGTGACAAGAACAATATCAGGAGTTTACAGCAGCGAATACGCTAAAGATGACGAACTGTTTGAACAGGTTCGCAAGATGACGGATGAATTTGCAAAGCACGAAGGTCGCCGCCCAAGAATAATGATTGCAAAAATGGGACAGGATGGACATGATCGAGGTGCAAAGGTTGTAGCAACAGCATATGCTGATATGGGATTTGATGTGGATGTTGGTCCTTTATTCCAGACTCCGGAAGAAACTGCACAGCAGGCGGTTGAAAATGATGTTCACGTTGTTGGAATGAGTTCTCTTGCAGCCGGACATAAAACCTTATTGCCACAGCTTATTGAAGAACTTAAGAAACTTGGAAGAGAAGATATTATTGTAATCTGCGGTGGAGTTATTCCTGCACAGGATTATGATTTTCTTTATGAGCATGGAGCCTCTGCAATCTTTGGCCCCGGAACAAAAATTCCCGCTGCAGGAATTAAGATTATGGAGTTGGTTAAGGAAAGGTTTTAAATTAGCTTCTCCCCTTATGTAAATATAGAGTGAAAAATAAAAAGGCTCAATTTCTTGAGCCTAATTTTTTGTGCTAACAATTAGAGTTTTATCTACATCTCATCAACAATTTTATTTAACGTTGAACTTGGTCTCATTGCTTCATTCGCCTTCAGTTCATCAGGCAAATAGTAGCCGCCAACATCGGCAGGTTTACCTTGCACAGAAAGTAATTCACTAACAATTTTTTCTTCGTTCGATTTTAATTCCTGGAACATCTTTGTAAACCTTGCTGTTAATTCTGCATCTTTACTTTGTTCTGATAATGCCTTAGCCCAATAAAATGCTAAATAGAATGAACTTCCACGGTTATCAATTTCTTTTGCTTTTCTTGATGGCATTCTTCCGTTTTCAAGATACTTTCCAATTGCTACATCTAATGTTTCGGCTAATAGCGCAGCTTTTGCATTTGCTGTTTTATCAGCAATCATTTCTAAAGAAGGAACAAGTGCGCAATATTCACCGAGTGAATCCCACCTTAAATGATTTTCTTTTAAAAACTGTTCAACATGTTTTGGAGCAGAACCACCCGCACCGGTTTCAAATAATCCACCGCCATTTAGCAAAGGAACGATTGATAACATTCTTGCACTTGTACCAAGTTCAAGAATTGGGAATAAGTCAGTAAGATAATCTCGAAGCACATTTCCTGTTACAGAAATCGTATCCAAGCCTTTTCTTGTTCTTTCTAAAGTATATTTCATTGCATCAACAGGTTTAAGGATTTTTATTTCAAGTCCGGTTGTATCATGCTTAGGTAAATATTTTTTTACTTTTGAGATAATTTCTCTATCATGTGCCCGGTTTTCATCAAGCCAGAAAATGGCTGGGGTTGAAGAAGCTTTAGCTCTGTTTACAGCTAGCTTTACCCAATCTTTAATTGGTTCATCTTTAGCCTGACACATTCTAAAAATATCACCGGTTTCAACTTGCTGCTCAAGTAAAGTTTTTCCTTCAGAATTTACTACGCGAATAACACCATTTCCTTTGGCTTCAAATGTTTTATCGTGTGAGCCGTACTCTTCAGCTTTCTGTGCCATCAAACCAACGTTAGAAACTGCGCCCATTGTTGATGGATCAAACTGCCCTTTTACTTTTGCATCTTCAATAATTGTTTCATAAATAGTTGCATAACATCTGTCCGGAATCATCGAGATACAATCCTGTAACTCATCTTTCCTGTTCCACATTTTACCACCATCACGAACAACGTTCGGCATTGATGCATCAACAATTACATCATTTGGTACGTGCAAATTTGTTTTGCCGATTCTCGAATCGATCATTGCAAGTTCAGGCTGGTATTCATATACTTTATTAATATCAGCTTCTATCTCAAGTCTTTTTTCTTCAGGAAGTTTTTTAAGTTTTTCAATTACATCCAAAAGACCATTATTTAAATTTGCTCCTATTTCTTTCAGAATTTTTGCATGTTTCTCCAGCGCATCTTTAAAGTAAACCGATACAGCATGTCCAAACATTATTGGATCAGAAATTTTCATCATTGTTGCTTTAAGATGTAACGACAGAAGTACGTTATCTTTTTTTGCTTCTTCTATTTGTGCTGCATAGAATTTTCTCAACTCTTTAACATTCATAACTGTTGTATCGATTACTTCTC
Above is a genomic segment from Ignavibacteriales bacterium containing:
- a CDS encoding NADP-dependent isocitrate dehydrogenase, yielding MGSKIIWTKIDEAPALATYCLLPIVKSFAKGTGIDIELKDISLAGRIIANFPDDLTDEQKIPDFLYELGEVAKTPDANIIKLPNISASIPQLKEAIKELQDKGFKIPDYPEEPKNEKEKKLKERFAKVLGSAVNPVLREGNSDRRAAASVKKFAQKHPHRMMKPWPTSGSKARVAHMEQKDFYGNETAITLDKNDVVKIEYVDQSGNTTTLKENLKLLNGEVIDTTVMNVKELRKFYAAQIEEAKKDNVLLSLHLKATMMKISDPIMFGHAVSVYFKDALEKHAKILKEIGANLNNGLLDVIEKLKKLPEEKRLEIEADINKVYEYQPELAMIDSRIGKTNLHVPNDVIVDASMPNVVRDGGKMWNRKDELQDCISMIPDRCYATIYETIIEDAKVKGQFDPSTMGAVSNVGLMAQKAEEYGSHDKTFEAKGNGVIRVVNSEGKTLLEQQVETGDIFRMCQAKDEPIKDWVKLAVNRAKASSTPAIFWLDENRAHDREIISKVKKYLPKHDTTGLEIKILKPVDAMKYTLERTRKGLDTISVTGNVLRDYLTDLFPILELGTSARMLSIVPLLNGGGLFETGAGGSAPKHVEQFLKENHLRWDSLGEYCALVPSLEMIADKTANAKAALLAETLDVAIGKYLENGRMPSRKAKEIDNRGSSFYLAFYWAKALSEQSKDAELTARFTKMFQELKSNEEKIVSELLSVQGKPADVGGYYLPDELKANEAMRPSSTLNKIVDEM
- a CDS encoding C69 family dipeptidase → MMRIISLLIIGFLIILTSTNLQACTNFIVTKGASVDGSVMISYTADSYEAYGELYHYPAAVYQNGAWLEIYEWDTGKFLGKIPQASVTYNVIGNMNEHQVVIGETTFGGREELGTPNGILDYGSMIYIALQRSKTAREAIKIMTDLVNEFGYYSSGESFSIGDANEAWILELIGKGEGNKGAVWVAVKIPDGYISGHANQSRITTFPLNDPENCLYAPDVISFAKDNGYFLGKDSEFNFSDAYAPLDFGAIRFCDARVWSLFRRCNSTMDKYISYIKGESLNRMPLYIKPDEKLSVHDVMGLMRDHYEGTELDMTKGIAAGPYQMPYRWRPLTWQYTGEEYFHERPISTPQTGFSFVSQARAHLPREVGGVFWFGVDDTYFTVYTPMYSSMSRTPYNYSKGVGSLSQFTWDSAFWVFNFVANFSYPRYSIVIDDVKKTQNEIEGKYFAQQENIELTALSLLKNSKGEAIDYLTNYSIASAENTYKTWKQFGEHLIVKYMDGLSKTEFFKPKNIGYPEEFKKMIVEESGDALKMKTIITDQTVAYNESIKKADELLNEKKYAEAKSFYEKALELKPGEEYPRIKIEKIKSVLSSIEELHKNTF
- a CDS encoding acyl-CoA mutase large subunit family protein, whose product is MAQEVKLGDKPELEKDFSTTSYEEWKQQVERDLKGESFDKKLITKTYEEINLQPLYTSTDIKDLPQINNFPGFDNYLRGSNVSGYNFKSWEIAQEYNQALPEELNEVLRSDLQRGLNSINIVLDNPTQLGIDADQSKAGEVGKDGLSISGVRKMQILFKDIDLTSQPVNINCGFSALPITLLFTAYANETRRSLMNIKGSIISDPYEYLLVNGDLPISLSQIFDEIKLSTELMIKSNSPIKTIGISGFIYNNSGSNAVQELAFAFATAVEYLNEMISRGLKVDDVSKRIKFTFGIGSFYFMEVAKLRAARILWNKILESYGVKEECRKIFIHGKTAQFNQTLFDPFVNSLRTTTEAFSAIVGGVDSLQTNAYDESFNVPDDFSIRLARNTQIILKEESHLDQVVDPAGGSFFIEKLTADIAQAAWKLFQTIEEKDGMLNAVQSGFALNEIIKVADSKKKILQNVNQFWLGLICMQIQKKI
- the scpA gene encoding methylmalonyl-CoA mutase, translated to MGNDGKIPVKPLYTKDDIQNLDHVNYLSGVPPFLRGPYSTMYVQRPWTVRQYAGFSTAEESNAFYRRNLAAGQMGLSVAFDLATHRGYDSDHPRVIGDVGKAGVAIDSIADMKILFDQIPLDKMSVSMTMNGAVLPVLAFYIVAAEEQGVKHEQLTGTIQNDILKEYMVRNTYIYPPEVSMRIIADIFKFTAKNMPKFNSISISGYHMQEAGATADLEMAYTLADGLEYVRTGIKAGMDIDEFAPRLSFFWAQGMNYFMEVAKMRAARLIWAKMIKQFNPKNPKSMSLRTHSQTSGWSLSEQDPFNNVVRTCIEAMAAALGHTQSLHTNSLDEAIALPTDFSARIARNTQLYLQDETYITKVIDPWGGSYYVEALTDALLKKGWEHILEVESYGGMTKAIEAGIPKMRIEEASARRQARIDSGRETIVGVNKYRLEKEDPIEILEVDNTAVRLSQIKRLNEVKKNRKNEDFKQALDALTKCAETGEGNLLELSIVAARARATLGEISSAIEKVSGRYKAVTRTISGVYSSEYAKDDELFEQVRKMTDEFAKHEGRRPRIMIAKMGQDGHDRGAKVVATAYADMGFDVDVGPLFQTPEETAQQAVENDVHVVGMSSLAAGHKTLLPQLIEELKKLGREDIIVICGGVIPAQDYDFLYEHGASAIFGPGTKIPAAGIKIMELVKERF